One Streptomyces sp. L2 genomic window carries:
- the galE gene encoding UDP-glucose 4-epimerase GalE, producing MTWLITGGAGFIGSHVVRAMLAAGERVAVYDDLSTGDRKRVPDEVPFVEGSVLDAELLRTTLTGLRVSGVVHLAAKKQVAESVERPLHYYRENVQGLRTLLQAAADAGVGRFLFSSSAAVYGMPDVDLVTEDTPCAPVNPYGETKLAGEWLVRATGRAHGMTTACLRYFNVAGAATDELADTGVFNLVPMVFEKLTEGGAPVVFGDDYDTEDGTCVRDFIHVEDIASAHLAAARALADREPGSDLTVNIGRGEGVSVREMIALIGEVTGYGAAATPVSAPRRPGDPARVVASAERIRTELGWTARHDARAMVGSAWSGWCRQHPRARR from the coding sequence ATGACTTGGCTGATCACAGGCGGAGCGGGTTTCATCGGATCGCATGTCGTGCGCGCCATGCTGGCGGCGGGCGAACGTGTCGCGGTGTACGACGATTTGTCCACCGGTGACCGCAAGCGCGTTCCCGACGAGGTGCCGTTCGTCGAGGGATCGGTCCTGGACGCCGAGCTGCTCCGGACCACCCTGACCGGTCTGCGGGTCTCCGGCGTCGTCCACCTCGCCGCGAAGAAGCAGGTGGCGGAGTCGGTGGAACGCCCGCTGCACTACTACCGGGAGAACGTGCAGGGCCTGCGGACCCTGCTGCAGGCCGCGGCGGACGCGGGCGTCGGGCGCTTCCTCTTCTCCTCCTCGGCCGCCGTCTACGGCATGCCCGACGTCGACCTCGTGACCGAGGACACACCGTGCGCCCCGGTGAATCCGTATGGCGAGACCAAGTTGGCGGGGGAGTGGCTGGTGCGTGCGACGGGCCGCGCGCACGGCATGACCACCGCCTGTCTGCGCTATTTCAACGTCGCCGGCGCCGCCACCGACGAACTGGCGGACACCGGGGTGTTCAACCTCGTTCCCATGGTCTTCGAGAAGCTCACCGAGGGCGGCGCTCCCGTCGTCTTCGGGGACGACTACGACACCGAGGACGGCACCTGCGTCCGTGACTTCATCCATGTCGAGGACATCGCGTCGGCGCACCTCGCGGCCGCCCGCGCACTGGCCGACCGGGAACCCGGCAGTGACCTGACGGTCAATATCGGTCGCGGTGAGGGCGTTTCCGTGCGTGAGATGATTGCCCTGATCGGTGAGGTGACCGGTTATGGTGCCGCGGCGACGCCGGTGTCGGCGCCGCGTCGTCCGGGTGACCCGGCACGGGTCGTCGCGTCCGCCGAGCGCATCCGGACGGAACTCGGCTGGACCGCGCGCCACGACGCACGCGCGATGGTCGGCTCGGCCTGGTCGGGATGGTGCCGGCAGCACCCCCGGGCCCGTCGCTGA
- a CDS encoding LCP family protein: MSHVSTPQRSDSEAPSRRRGKGRKGRSGKRHTGRNVLIALGLLVLAAGGTGYWLYSDLDGNIKGVDIDKAIGDNRPEKLPTSGQNVLVLGSDSRAGANASLHTGHVSGARSDTALVMHIPEGRTKAVAVSIPRDTLVTRPECTKSDGTTVPSAKRVMFNSIYSQVGPACVVKTVEQMSGVRMDHYIEIDFAGFKGLVDAIGGVPITTDQDIHDSSSGLDLPAGTHRLDGTQALEFVRTRHGIGDGSDLGRIGLQQKFMLALLSEIKKQDLLGSPTKAYKIADSLTAALTTDSDLASLTKLAKFGRSLNGVDPADMDTIMLPVAYDKIDPNRVVGAEPQDSQLWKAIRTDSRIPESAKKSPATGGGS, translated from the coding sequence ATGAGCCATGTCTCGACGCCCCAGCGCAGCGATTCGGAGGCGCCTTCCAGGCGGCGCGGCAAGGGCCGCAAGGGCCGTAGCGGAAAGCGCCACACCGGCCGGAACGTCCTCATCGCCCTGGGGCTGCTCGTCCTGGCCGCCGGCGGCACCGGCTACTGGCTCTACAGCGATCTCGACGGCAACATCAAGGGCGTCGACATCGACAAGGCCATCGGTGACAACCGGCCGGAGAAGCTGCCGACCTCCGGTCAGAACGTGCTGGTCCTCGGGTCGGACTCGCGGGCCGGTGCCAACGCCTCGCTGCACACCGGGCATGTCTCCGGGGCCCGTTCGGACACCGCGCTGGTGATGCACATACCCGAGGGCCGCACCAAGGCCGTCGCCGTCAGCATCCCCCGGGACACCCTGGTCACGCGGCCGGAGTGCACCAAGTCCGACGGCACCACGGTGCCCTCGGCGAAGCGTGTGATGTTCAACTCCATCTACTCGCAGGTCGGTCCGGCCTGTGTGGTCAAGACGGTGGAGCAGATGTCGGGGGTCCGCATGGACCACTACATCGAGATCGACTTCGCCGGCTTCAAGGGTCTGGTGGACGCGATAGGCGGCGTGCCCATCACCACCGACCAGGACATCCACGACTCCTCCAGCGGGCTCGACCTGCCGGCCGGCACCCACCGGCTCGACGGCACCCAGGCGCTGGAGTTCGTCCGCACCCGGCACGGCATCGGCGACGGCAGCGACCTCGGCCGGATCGGGCTCCAGCAGAAGTTCATGCTGGCCCTGCTGAGCGAGATCAAGAAGCAGGACCTGCTGGGGAGCCCCACCAAGGCGTACAAGATCGCCGACAGCCTCACCGCGGCCCTCACCACCGACTCCGACCTCGCCTCGCTCACCAAACTGGCGAAGTTCGGGCGCAGCCTCAACGGGGTCGACCCCGCCGACATGGACACCATCATGCTGCCGGTGGCGTACGACAAGATCGACCCCAACCGTGTCGTGGGGGCGGAGCCGCAGGACTCGCAGCTGTGGAAGGCGATCCGCACCGACTCCCGTATCCCGGAGTCCGCGAAGAAGTCCCCGGCCACCGGCGGGGGTTCCTGA
- a CDS encoding NTP pyrophosphohydrolase: MDAKDPADLPDGHPPLLVIVDAANVVGSVPDGWWRDRRGAAERLRDRLAADGLPGRDGPVDLVLVVEGAARGVAPVPGVRVEAAPGSGDDLVVELVRRAPGRPCLVVTADRELRRRVTELGAEVTGPRTVRG, encoded by the coding sequence ATGGATGCCAAGGACCCCGCGGACCTGCCGGACGGGCACCCGCCCCTGCTGGTGATCGTCGACGCCGCGAACGTCGTCGGGTCGGTGCCCGACGGCTGGTGGCGGGACCGCCGGGGCGCGGCGGAACGGCTGCGCGACCGGCTGGCGGCGGACGGGCTGCCCGGCCGGGACGGCCCGGTGGACCTCGTCCTCGTCGTGGAGGGTGCGGCCCGCGGTGTGGCGCCGGTGCCGGGCGTGCGGGTCGAGGCGGCTCCCGGAAGCGGCGACGATCTCGTGGTGGAACTGGTCCGGAGGGCTCCCGGCCGCCCCTGTCTGGTCGTCACGGCGGACCGGGAACTGCGCCGCCGGGTCACGGAACTGGGGGCCGAGGTGACGGGCCCCAGAACGGTGCGCGGCTGA
- a CDS encoding amino acid permease, which produces MSNALFRTKNVEQSIQDTEEPEHALRKSLSALDLTVFGVGVIIGTGIFVLTGTAAKNTAGPAVSLSFVVAGVVCALAALCYAEFAATVPVAGSAYTFSYASLGEFPAWIIGWDLVLELALGTAVVAVGWSGYIHSLLDNAGWHLPDYLSGRDGASGFGFDILAAALVLVLTAILVLGMKLSARVTSIVVAIKVAVVLVVIIAGAFFIHSGNYDPFVPKEQPVPAGGSLKAPLIQLIFGWAPSNFGVMGIFTAASVVFFAFIGFDVVATAAEETRVPQRDVPRGILGSLIICTVLYVAVSVVVTGMEKYTKLSVDAPLADAFKATGHPWFAGLISFGAAVGLTTVCMILLLGQSRVFFAMSRDGLLPRFFSHTHPRFRTPYRPTILLGVVIAIVAGFTSLSVLAELVNIGTLFAFVVVAISVIILRRTRPDLERSFRTPLVPFLPILSVLASLWLMLNLPAETWVRFGIWMAAGFVIYFFYSRSHSRLAERERATAAGPTRPPNDPAS; this is translated from the coding sequence GTGAGCAATGCCCTGTTCAGGACGAAGAACGTCGAGCAGTCCATCCAGGACACCGAGGAGCCCGAGCACGCGCTCAGGAAGTCCCTGTCCGCGCTCGACCTGACCGTTTTCGGTGTCGGTGTCATCATCGGCACCGGCATCTTCGTCCTCACCGGCACGGCGGCCAAGAACACCGCCGGGCCGGCCGTGTCCCTGTCCTTCGTCGTGGCCGGTGTCGTCTGCGCGCTCGCGGCGCTCTGCTACGCCGAGTTCGCCGCGACGGTCCCGGTGGCGGGATCGGCGTACACCTTCTCCTACGCCTCCCTCGGCGAGTTCCCCGCCTGGATCATCGGCTGGGACCTGGTCCTGGAACTCGCGCTCGGCACGGCGGTGGTGGCCGTCGGCTGGTCCGGGTACATCCACTCGCTGCTCGACAACGCGGGCTGGCACCTGCCCGACTACCTCAGCGGCCGGGACGGCGCCTCCGGGTTCGGCTTCGACATCCTGGCCGCCGCGCTCGTCCTCGTGCTCACCGCGATCCTCGTCCTCGGCATGAAGCTCTCCGCGCGGGTCACCTCGATCGTCGTCGCCATCAAGGTGGCCGTCGTCCTCGTCGTGATCATCGCGGGCGCCTTCTTCATCCACAGCGGGAACTACGACCCGTTCGTCCCGAAGGAGCAGCCGGTCCCGGCGGGCGGCAGCCTCAAGGCGCCACTCATTCAGCTCATCTTCGGCTGGGCGCCGTCCAACTTCGGCGTCATGGGCATCTTCACTGCCGCGTCGGTGGTCTTCTTCGCGTTCATCGGCTTCGACGTCGTCGCCACCGCAGCCGAGGAGACCCGGGTGCCCCAGCGGGACGTGCCGCGCGGCATCCTCGGCTCCCTGATCATCTGCACCGTGCTGTACGTGGCGGTGTCGGTCGTGGTGACCGGCATGGAGAAGTACACGAAGCTGTCCGTGGACGCGCCGCTCGCCGACGCGTTCAAGGCGACCGGACACCCCTGGTTCGCGGGCCTGATCAGCTTCGGCGCGGCCGTCGGCCTCACCACCGTGTGCATGATCCTGCTCCTCGGCCAGTCCCGGGTGTTCTTCGCGATGAGCCGGGACGGCCTGCTGCCCCGCTTCTTCTCGCACACCCACCCGCGCTTCCGCACCCCGTACCGGCCGACCATCCTGCTCGGCGTCGTCATCGCGATCGTGGCCGGCTTCACCAGCCTCAGCGTGCTGGCCGAACTGGTGAACATCGGCACGCTCTTCGCGTTCGTCGTCGTCGCCATCAGCGTGATCATCCTGCGCCGCACCCGGCCCGACCTGGAACGCTCCTTCCGCACCCCGCTGGTGCCGTTCCTGCCGATCCTCTCGGTGCTCGCCTCGCTGTGGCTGATGCTGAACCTGCCGGCCGAGACCTGGGTGCGGTTCGGCATCTGGATGGCGGCCGGCTTCGTCATCTACTTCTTCTACAGCCGCTCCCACAGCCGCCTCGCCGAACGCGAACGCGCCACGGCCGCCGGCCCCACCCGCCCCCCGAACGACCCGGCATCGTAA
- the dxs gene encoding 1-deoxy-D-xylulose-5-phosphate synthase, with amino-acid sequence MPLLTRIRGPRDLDRLSLEELDLLAEEIRTFLVDAVSKTGGHLGPNLGVVELTLALHRVFQSPKDKVLWDTGHQSYVHKLLTGRRDFSKLKMKGGLSGYPSQGESEHDVIENSHASTVLGWADGIAKANQLKKRDSHVVAVIGDGALTGGMAWEALNNIADAKDRPLVIVVNDNERSYAPTIGGLANHLATLRTTDGYERFLARGKDLLGRTPVVGKPLYETLHGAKKGLKDFIAPQGMFEDLGLKYVGPIDGHDIEALESALARAKRFGGPVIVHCLTEKGRGYQPALQDEADRFHGIGPIHPDTGLPIKAAGADWTSVFGDEMVRLGKERDDIVAITAAMLQPVGLKKFADAFPDRIYDVGIAEQHGAVSAAGLAHGGLHPVFAVYATFLNRAFDQVLMDVALHRCGVTFVLDRAGVTGTDGASHNGMWDMSILQVVPGLRLAAPRDADQVRAQLREAVAVEDAPTVVRFSKGAVGPAVPAVGRVGGMDVLREPGTDRPDVLLVSVGALAPMCLEVAGLLDKQGISTTVVDPRWVKPVDEAMAPLAERHRVVVTVEDNSRAGGVGSAIAQALRDAGVDVPLRDFGIPPRFLDHASRAEVMAEIGLTAPDIARQVTGLVSKLDGLPHSRLRANGSAPASRPSAEVEPARD; translated from the coding sequence GTGCCGCTGCTGACCCGCATCAGGGGACCGCGCGATCTGGACCGGCTCAGCCTGGAGGAGCTGGACCTGCTGGCGGAGGAGATCCGGACCTTCCTCGTCGACGCGGTATCCAAGACCGGCGGCCACCTCGGCCCCAACCTCGGTGTGGTGGAGCTGACCCTCGCCCTGCACCGGGTCTTCCAGTCGCCCAAGGACAAGGTGCTGTGGGACACCGGGCACCAGTCCTACGTGCACAAGCTGCTCACCGGCCGGCGGGACTTCTCCAAGCTGAAGATGAAGGGCGGCCTGTCCGGCTACCCCTCGCAAGGCGAGTCCGAGCACGACGTCATCGAGAACAGCCACGCCTCCACGGTCCTCGGCTGGGCCGACGGCATCGCCAAGGCCAACCAGCTCAAGAAGCGGGACAGCCACGTCGTCGCCGTCATCGGTGACGGCGCGCTGACCGGCGGCATGGCCTGGGAGGCGCTGAACAACATCGCCGACGCCAAGGACCGCCCCCTCGTCATCGTCGTCAACGACAACGAGCGGTCCTACGCGCCGACCATCGGCGGCCTCGCCAACCACCTCGCGACCCTGCGCACCACCGACGGCTACGAGCGCTTCCTCGCCCGGGGCAAGGACCTCCTGGGCCGCACGCCCGTCGTCGGCAAGCCGCTGTACGAGACCCTGCACGGCGCCAAGAAGGGCCTGAAGGACTTCATCGCCCCGCAGGGCATGTTCGAGGACCTGGGCCTGAAGTACGTCGGCCCGATCGACGGCCACGACATCGAGGCGCTGGAGTCGGCGCTCGCGCGGGCCAAGCGGTTCGGCGGGCCGGTCATCGTGCACTGCCTCACCGAGAAGGGCCGCGGCTACCAGCCCGCCCTCCAGGACGAGGCCGACCGCTTCCACGGCATCGGCCCCATCCACCCCGACACCGGACTGCCCATCAAGGCCGCCGGCGCCGACTGGACCTCCGTCTTCGGTGACGAGATGGTCCGGCTCGGCAAGGAGCGCGACGACATCGTGGCCATCACGGCCGCCATGCTGCAGCCGGTCGGCCTGAAGAAGTTCGCCGACGCCTTCCCCGACCGGATCTACGACGTCGGGATCGCCGAGCAGCACGGTGCCGTCTCCGCGGCCGGCCTCGCGCACGGCGGACTCCACCCGGTCTTCGCCGTCTACGCCACCTTCCTCAACCGCGCCTTCGACCAGGTCCTGATGGACGTGGCGCTGCACAGGTGCGGGGTGACCTTCGTGCTGGACCGGGCCGGGGTCACCGGCACCGACGGCGCCTCCCACAACGGCATGTGGGACATGTCGATCCTCCAGGTGGTGCCCGGCCTGCGGCTGGCCGCCCCGCGCGACGCCGACCAGGTGCGCGCCCAGCTCCGCGAGGCCGTCGCCGTCGAGGACGCGCCGACCGTGGTCCGCTTCTCCAAGGGCGCCGTCGGCCCCGCCGTACCGGCCGTGGGCCGCGTCGGGGGCATGGACGTGCTGCGCGAGCCGGGCACCGACCGCCCCGACGTGCTGCTGGTCTCCGTCGGCGCCCTCGCCCCGATGTGCCTGGAGGTGGCCGGGCTCCTCGACAAGCAGGGCATCTCCACCACCGTCGTCGACCCGCGCTGGGTCAAGCCCGTCGACGAGGCGATGGCCCCGCTGGCGGAGCGGCACCGGGTCGTCGTCACCGTCGAGGACAACAGCAGGGCCGGCGGCGTCGGCTCCGCGATCGCCCAGGCGCTGCGCGACGCGGGCGTGGACGTACCGCTGCGCGATTTCGGCATCCCGCCCCGCTTCCTCGACCACGCCTCCCGCGCCGAGGTCATGGCCGAGATCGGGCTGACCGCCCCCGACATCGCCCGCCAGGTCACCGGACTGGTCTCCAAGCTGGACGGCCTTCCGCACTCACGGCTGCGCGCGAACGGCTCCGCCCCCGCGTCCCGCCCGTCCGCCGAGGTGGAGCCCGCACGGGACTAG
- a CDS encoding sugar ABC transporter permease: protein MSIDKTSTPPGDNAVENTEAARGSDVAVDPRLLVREQGLAGYLSEFKRKMKAGDLGSLPVVVGLAIIWLIFWQLNSNFMTAGNLSDIAVAMVGTGMIAVGIVFVLLLGEIDLSVGSLSGVAGATFAVLNITHGMNEVLAFVLAILTGTVAGAIQGFFFAKIGVPAFAVTLAGLLFWNGFMLKILGSNGTINLNSDGLVAKLTSYYFSDVAAAYGLAIGVTVLYFLSAYFGNKRREAAGVPSKPLSETILRTVLLAIVCFAAAFVFNQNKGLPLAVLIFVAVLFLTDFVLRRTAYGRKIFALGGSVEASRRAGINVAMVRISVFAIAGTFAAVGGLFIASKIASANQGAGGGDLLMNAIAAAVIGGTSLFGGRGRSWDALLGVLVIVSIQYGLALEGIASPVQYMITGGVLLATVVIDAVTRKTQKSAGRA from the coding sequence GTGAGCATCGACAAGACCTCCACGCCCCCCGGGGACAACGCCGTGGAGAACACCGAGGCCGCCCGCGGCTCCGACGTGGCCGTCGACCCCCGGCTGCTGGTGCGCGAACAGGGCCTGGCCGGGTACCTCAGCGAGTTCAAGCGCAAGATGAAGGCCGGTGACCTCGGCTCCCTCCCGGTCGTCGTCGGTCTGGCGATCATCTGGCTGATCTTCTGGCAGCTGAACTCCAACTTCATGACGGCGGGCAACCTGTCCGACATCGCCGTGGCGATGGTCGGCACGGGCATGATCGCCGTCGGCATCGTGTTCGTCCTGCTGCTCGGCGAGATCGACCTGTCGGTCGGTTCCCTCTCCGGCGTGGCGGGCGCCACCTTCGCGGTGCTGAACATCACCCACGGCATGAACGAGGTGCTGGCCTTCGTGCTGGCCATCCTCACCGGAACGGTCGCCGGCGCGATCCAGGGCTTCTTCTTCGCGAAGATCGGTGTGCCGGCCTTCGCCGTCACCCTGGCGGGCCTGCTGTTCTGGAACGGCTTCATGCTGAAGATCCTGGGTTCCAACGGCACCATCAACCTCAACAGCGACGGCCTGGTCGCCAAGCTGACCAGCTACTACTTCTCCGACGTGGCCGCCGCCTACGGCCTGGCCATCGGCGTCACGGTGCTGTACTTCCTCAGCGCCTACTTCGGCAACAAGCGCCGCGAGGCCGCCGGGGTGCCGTCCAAGCCGCTGAGCGAAACCATTCTGCGTACGGTGCTGCTGGCCATCGTCTGCTTCGCCGCGGCGTTCGTCTTCAACCAGAACAAGGGCCTGCCGCTCGCGGTGCTGATCTTCGTCGCGGTGCTGTTCCTCACCGACTTCGTGCTGCGCCGCACCGCCTACGGCCGCAAGATCTTCGCGCTCGGCGGCAGCGTCGAGGCCTCGCGCCGCGCCGGTATCAACGTGGCCATGGTCCGGATCTCGGTCTTCGCGATCGCCGGTACGTTCGCGGCCGTCGGCGGTCTGTTCATCGCCTCCAAGATCGCCTCCGCGAACCAGGGCGCCGGTGGCGGTGACCTGCTGATGAACGCGATCGCGGCGGCCGTGATCGGTGGTACGTCGCTGTTCGGCGGCCGGGGCCGGTCCTGGGACGCGCTGCTCGGTGTGCTGGTCATCGTGTCCATCCAGTACGGGCTCGCGCTGGAGGGCATCGCCTCGCCGGTGCAGTACATGATCACTGGTGGGGTGCTGCTGGCGACCGTCGTGATCGACGCGGTCACCCGGAAGACGCAGAAGTCCGCGGGGCGGGCCTAG
- a CDS encoding ATP-binding cassette domain-containing protein: MVHVSATPVLALRGVSKRFGAVQALTDVELEVHAGEVVALVGDNGAGKSTLVKTIAGVHPIDEGAIEWEGKTVQVNRPHDAQNLGIATVYQDLALCDNIDVVGNLYLGREIRRRGVLDEVEMERRSRELLDQLSIRIPSVRIPIASLSGGQRQVVAIARSMLGEPRLVILDEPTAALGVEQTAQVLDLVERLRERGHAVILISHNMADVKAVADKVAVLRLGRNNGVFEVKSTSQEEIISAITGATDNAVTRRAARTNGEIKK; this comes from the coding sequence CGTCCAGGCGCTCACCGACGTAGAGCTTGAGGTCCACGCCGGTGAGGTGGTCGCCCTGGTGGGCGACAACGGTGCCGGAAAGTCCACGCTGGTCAAGACGATCGCCGGCGTGCACCCCATCGATGAGGGCGCCATCGAATGGGAAGGCAAGACCGTCCAGGTCAACCGGCCGCACGATGCCCAGAACCTGGGCATCGCGACGGTGTACCAGGACCTCGCGCTGTGCGACAACATCGACGTCGTCGGCAACCTCTACCTAGGCCGGGAGATCCGCAGGCGCGGCGTCCTGGACGAGGTGGAGATGGAGCGCCGTTCCCGTGAGCTGCTGGACCAGCTCTCGATCCGCATCCCGAGCGTCCGTATCCCGATCGCCTCGCTCTCCGGCGGTCAGCGCCAGGTCGTGGCCATCGCCCGTTCCATGCTCGGCGAGCCCCGCCTGGTGATCCTGGACGAGCCGACCGCCGCCCTCGGCGTCGAGCAGACCGCACAGGTGCTCGACCTGGTGGAGCGGCTGCGGGAGCGCGGCCACGCCGTGATCCTCATCAGCCACAACATGGCCGACGTCAAGGCCGTCGCCGACAAGGTGGCCGTGCTGCGTCTGGGCCGCAACAACGGCGTCTTCGAGGTCAAGTCGACCTCGCAGGAAGAGATCATCTCCGCCATCACCGGCGCCACGGACAACGCCGTGACCCGTCGTGCGGCCCGCACCAATGGGGAGATCAAGAAGTGA